A window from Schistosoma haematobium chromosome 1, whole genome shotgun sequence encodes these proteins:
- a CDS encoding hypothetical protein (EggNog:ENOG4103A86~COG:S) has translation MNNPSGGKDSSLVQCILKELAEELSPYGFDISPFLSGWYDANISSKVRLGSDLAPYEDCLCICLISSPQMFEKTFIPTVFDWCKESGIESLDNVLKCLKTRFCGSRFLPGCDDPFDWTVFIRLQKALSNSVQNLKLNLTPDESTKLNNAEWIPDYAIRPVTRLPYVHVQTAGHVSGMAYFHQPSDSIKKKAVPIVESVCIHITAVGSGLEVFISSPTYDIQLYQDKIHYLLSIPRMNNCRTNY, from the exons atgaataatcCAAGTGGAGGAAAGGACTCTAGTCTTGTACAATGCATTTTAAAAGAGTTGGCTGAAGAACTCTCACCATATGGTTTTGATATATCCCCATTTTTATCTGGTTGGTATGATGCTAATATCAGTTCAAAGGTCCGGCTTGGGTCTGATCTAGCACCTTATGAAGACTGTTTATGCATTTGTTTGATAAGCAGTCCACAAATGTTTGAAAAGACATTTATACCAACTGTTTTTGATTGGTGTAAAGAGTCAGGAATAGAATCACTGgataatgttttaaaatgtttgaaaactCGGTTTTGTGGATCTAGATTTCTTCCCGGCTGTGATGATCCCTTCGATTGGACTGTTTTTATTCGATTACAAAAGGCACTAAGTAATTCTGTTCAAAATTTAAAACTTAATCTAACTCCTGACGAGTCGACAAAGTTAAATAATGCGGAATGGATACCAGATTATGCCATCAGACCAGTTACTCGACTTCCCTATGTTCATGTGCAAACAGCTGGTCACGTATCAGGAATGGCTTATTTTCATCAACCTAGTGATTCAATAAAGAAAAAGGCGGTTCCTATAGTGGAGTCAGTTTGCATCCATATTACGGCGGTTGGTTCGGGTTTAG AGGTATTTATATCTTCCCCAACTTACGATATCCAACTTTACCAAGACAAAATCCATTATCTCCTATCTATTCCGAGAATGAACAATTGCCGGACGAATTATTAG
- a CDS encoding hypothetical protein (EggNog:ENOG410VGU7~COG:S~SECRETED:SignalP(1-17)), with protein MLTLIILSAVCLDSTFGDGSSIKKEFSVQPGGKKYSSTIERDGIKCTFTYECQGGTNEKWHMILSKIRDDNGYGCVVERSGSQTSYIFFQSFKLDVTPPVEALTASAFGNGNQPLAAEEYYFNKNECFVSHVGGKFRAALTRLSLEFVSTLMKPEL; from the exons ATGTTGACACTTATAATTCTCTCTGCCGTCTGTTTGGATAGCACTTTTGGAGACGGCTCGTCTATAAAAAAGGAATTTTCTGTCCAACCAGGTGGTAAAAAGTACTCATCGACAATTGAAAGG GATGGAATAAAATGTACTTTCACTTATGAATGTCAAGGTGGAACGAACGAG AAATGGCATATGATTCTTTCGAAGATTCGAGATGATAACGGCTACGGTTGTGTTGTGGAACGTTCTGGTAGCCAAACAAGTTACATATTCTTTCAAAGCTTCAAGTTAGATGTAACGCCGCCTGTTGAAGCTTTGACTGCTTCTGCATTT GGTAACGGTAATCAACCACTGGCAGCTGAGGAATACTATTTTAACAAAAATGAATGTTTTG TATCACACGTCGGTGGAAAATTTAGGGCTGCATTAACTCGTCTTTCCCTGGAGTTTGTTTCCACACTTATGAAGCCAGAACTCTAG
- a CDS encoding hypothetical protein (EggNog:ENOG4103A86~COG:S) → MNNPSGGKDSSLVQCILKELAEELSPYGFDISPFLSGWYDANISSKVRLGSDLAPYEDCLCICLISSPQMFEKTFIPTVFDWCKESGIESLDNVLKCLKTRFCGSRFLPGCDDPFDWTVFIRLQKALSNSVQNLKLNLTPDESTKLNNAEWIPDYAIRPVTRLPYVHVQTAGHVSGMAYFHQPSDSIKKKAVPIVESVCIHITAVGSGLGK, encoded by the coding sequence atgaataatcCAAGTGGAGGAAAGGACTCTAGTCTTGTACAATGCATTTTAAAAGAGTTGGCTGAAGAACTCTCACCATATGGTTTTGATATATCCCCATTTTTATCTGGTTGGTATGATGCTAATATCAGTTCAAAGGTCCGGCTTGGGTCTGATCTAGCACCTTATGAAGACTGTTTATGCATTTGTTTGATAAGCAGTCCACAAATGTTTGAAAAGACATTTATACCAACTGTTTTTGATTGGTGTAAAGAGTCAGGAATAGAATCACTGgataatgttttaaaatgtttgaaaactCGGTTTTGTGGATCTAGATTTCTTCCCGGCTGTGATGATCCCTTCGATTGGACTGTTTTTATTCGATTACAAAAGGCACTAAGTAATTCTGTTCAAAATTTAAAACTTAATCTAACTCCTGACGAGTCGACAAAGTTAAATAATGCGGAATGGATACCAGATTATGCCATCAGACCAGTTACTCGACTTCCCTATGTTCATGTGCAAACAGCTGGTCACGTATCAGGAATGGCTTATTTTCATCAACCTAGTGATTCAATAAAGAAAAAGGCGGTTCCTATAGTGGAGTCAGTTTGCATCCATATTACGGCGGTTGGTTCGGGTTTAGGTAAGTAG